Proteins encoded in a region of the Altererythrobacter ishigakiensis genome:
- a CDS encoding isovaleryl-CoA dehydrogenase — translation MRATPDFDFQLGEAAEMIRDSVGRFADQQIAPLADKIDREDYFPRDELWQQMGELGLHGLTVSEEDGGLGLGYLEHVIAVEEVSRASASLGLSYGAHSNLCVNQIRRWGNEEQKAKYLPGLISGEHVGSLAMSEASAGSDVVSMKLKAETVKGGYVLNGTKFWITNATYADTLVVYAKTDGSAGSRGITAFLIEKGDEGFSIGQKIEKVGMRGSPTAELVFDDCHIPEDRVMGPLNGGVGVLMSGLDYERVVLAGLQLGIMQACLDTVIPYLRERKQFGKPIGSFQLMQAKVADMYVALQSARAYTYAVAKACDADQTTRFDAAGAILLSSENAFKVAAESVQALGGAGYTLDWPVERYMRDAKLLDIGAGTNEIRRMLIGRELIGAAG, via the coding sequence ATGCGTGCCACACCTGATTTCGATTTCCAGCTTGGTGAAGCGGCAGAGATGATCCGTGACAGCGTTGGCCGGTTTGCGGACCAGCAGATCGCGCCGCTGGCGGACAAGATTGATCGCGAGGACTATTTCCCGCGCGATGAACTGTGGCAGCAAATGGGCGAGCTCGGCCTGCATGGCCTGACTGTATCCGAAGAGGATGGCGGGTTGGGGCTCGGCTATCTCGAGCATGTGATCGCGGTCGAGGAAGTCAGCCGGGCGAGCGCATCGCTGGGCCTGTCCTATGGCGCACACTCAAACCTTTGCGTCAATCAAATCCGCCGCTGGGGCAATGAAGAGCAGAAGGCGAAATATCTGCCCGGGTTGATTTCCGGCGAGCATGTTGGCTCGCTCGCCATGTCAGAAGCGAGCGCGGGGTCAGACGTTGTCTCGATGAAGCTCAAGGCAGAGACGGTAAAGGGCGGATATGTGCTGAACGGCACCAAGTTCTGGATCACCAACGCCACCTATGCCGACACGCTCGTGGTCTATGCCAAGACCGATGGCAGCGCCGGATCGCGCGGCATCACCGCTTTCCTGATCGAGAAGGGTGATGAAGGGTTTTCCATCGGTCAGAAGATCGAGAAAGTCGGCATGCGCGGCTCGCCCACGGCAGAGCTGGTGTTTGACGATTGCCATATTCCAGAGGATCGCGTGATGGGACCGCTCAATGGCGGCGTCGGCGTGCTGATGAGCGGTTTGGACTATGAACGCGTGGTGCTCGCCGGACTGCAGCTCGGCATCATGCAGGCTTGCCTCGACACAGTCATTCCCTACCTGCGCGAGCGCAAGCAATTCGGCAAACCGATCGGCAGCTTCCAGCTGATGCAGGCCAAGGTCGCCGACATGTATGTCGCGCTGCAGTCGGCACGCGCTTATACCTATGCGGTGGCGAAGGCGTGCGATGCGGACCAGACCACGCGCTTCGACGCAGCGGGCGCGATCCTGCTGTCGTCAGAGAACGCGTTCAAGGTTGCGGCGGAAAGCGTGCAGGCGCTGGGCGGCGCCGGCTATACGCTCGACTGGCCGGTGGAGCGCTACATGCGCGATGCGAAGCTGCTCGATATCGGCGCGGGCACGAATGAGATCAGGCGAATGCTGATCGGGCGAGAGCTGATAGGGGCTGCTGGATGA
- a CDS encoding ABC transporter ATP-binding protein, translating into MIELSRVTRHFGAVTAVGGVSFSIAAGGFVALVGASGSGKSTLMKMINALEVPSSGRVLVAGADVQAQPAAELRRRIGYVFQSIGLFPHMSVSENIGIGPRLTGQRTSDARINELLKLVDLEADMASRMPDELSGGQRQRVGVARALANEPELLLMDEPFGALDPITRDALGERVRELHDELGLTTIMVTHDMAEALLLADRVLVMDQGLVVADQTPAELLAGKGGEIAQGLVSVPRAQAEKLARMEREGSAP; encoded by the coding sequence ATGATCGAGCTAAGCCGGGTCACACGGCATTTCGGTGCAGTTACCGCTGTAGGCGGCGTCAGTTTCTCGATCGCCGCTGGCGGTTTTGTTGCGCTGGTGGGAGCGTCCGGCTCTGGGAAATCGACTCTCATGAAGATGATAAATGCTCTGGAGGTACCCAGTTCCGGGCGGGTCCTTGTCGCTGGCGCTGATGTGCAGGCGCAGCCGGCCGCGGAACTACGCCGCCGCATCGGCTATGTTTTCCAGTCTATTGGGCTGTTTCCGCATATGAGCGTGTCGGAAAATATCGGCATCGGACCGCGCCTGACGGGCCAGAGGACCAGCGATGCCCGGATCAACGAGCTGCTTAAGCTGGTTGATCTTGAGGCTGATATGGCGAGCCGCATGCCGGACGAGCTATCAGGTGGACAACGCCAACGTGTTGGCGTTGCGCGCGCGTTAGCGAACGAACCAGAGCTGCTGTTGATGGATGAACCTTTCGGCGCGCTTGATCCGATTACGCGTGATGCCTTGGGCGAGCGCGTGCGCGAGCTTCACGACGAACTTGGCCTCACCACAATAATGGTGACGCATGACATGGCCGAGGCTCTGCTACTGGCGGATCGCGTGCTGGTGATGGATCAGGGGCTGGTCGTGGCCGACCAAACGCCCGCTGAATTGCTCGCCGGGAAAGGCGGAGAGATTGCGCAGGGGCTGGTCTCTGTGCCGCGCGCGCAAGCAGAGAAGCTGGCACGGATGGAACGCGAAGGCAGCGCGCCATGA